The Chondrinema litorale genome includes a window with the following:
- a CDS encoding PepSY domain-containing protein — MKIKYKLIKKIHLYAGLSTTALLIMFILTSYLMIYHKSFSHESTKETQLLDVEQNLASEAEWTQWIEGNNITGRLVRSELNKQENPFQEYAHAGGNTRITYLSEQNKMEVVQTHKSTSDALEGIHRLRGFGGGFSYNLYAILLDLLGISLILFTITGIFMWMKLLKHDKWAWIVFVCGFLYFSFTLIYLTYII, encoded by the coding sequence ATGAAAATTAAATATAAATTGATTAAGAAAATACATTTATATGCTGGTCTTAGCACCACTGCATTACTTATAATGTTTATTTTAACAAGCTATTTGATGATATATCATAAGTCTTTTAGCCATGAGTCTACAAAAGAAACTCAGCTTTTAGATGTAGAGCAAAACTTAGCTTCAGAAGCAGAATGGACACAATGGATAGAGGGAAATAATATAACTGGCAGATTGGTTCGCTCTGAACTTAATAAGCAAGAAAATCCATTTCAGGAATATGCACATGCTGGAGGAAATACTCGAATTACATATTTATCTGAGCAAAACAAAATGGAAGTTGTACAAACCCATAAAAGTACAAGCGATGCACTCGAAGGCATACATAGGCTAAGAGGTTTTGGTGGAGGGTTTAGTTATAATCTTTATGCGATTTTGCTCGATTTACTTGGTATCAGTTTAATCCTATTTACCATTACTGGAATCTTTATGTGGATGAAATTACTCAAGCATGATAAATGGGCATGGATTGTTTTTGTGTGTGGCTTCCTATACTTCAGTTTTACTTTAATCTACCTTACTTATATTATTTAA
- a CDS encoding ATP-binding protein, which produces MDHLRAFFDNANFIFCIYDAELKLVDINKEALSKFKGLKKEDLVGKHITEISPDIKNSDRLEKYKKVLATGESYDTRHFKPHPLYGIATGTVKAFKMGECIGMVGFDVTEWKKAEDDLKIALEERDRLIKDLKAFNFLMSHDLREPLRAIIGYSEILNEEYSDLNDGNIKHMTDRILKRADKMEKLIEDVLVFTRLRSIHTEIAEINMEELFHEIYADLTEDIQEREIDFRLNNLQPTKGDLMMIGQLLSNLLSNAIKYTKPIEKAIIQINGEKLNEEYVYSIKDNGVGFDMNNYGKLFQEFQRLHKKRDFDGNGLGLAIASRVIELHNGKIWADSKTNEGATFYFSIPG; this is translated from the coding sequence ATGGATCATTTAAGAGCTTTTTTTGACAATGCAAATTTCATTTTCTGCATTTACGATGCTGAGCTTAAACTGGTAGATATTAACAAAGAAGCACTTAGTAAATTTAAAGGTCTTAAAAAAGAAGATTTAGTCGGAAAACACATTACTGAAATATCACCAGATATTAAAAATAGTGATAGGCTAGAAAAGTATAAAAAAGTATTAGCAACAGGCGAATCTTACGATACAAGACATTTTAAACCTCACCCACTTTATGGAATAGCGACTGGCACTGTAAAAGCTTTTAAAATGGGCGAATGTATCGGTATGGTTGGGTTTGATGTTACAGAATGGAAAAAAGCTGAAGATGATTTAAAAATTGCTTTAGAAGAAAGAGACAGATTAATTAAAGATTTAAAAGCATTTAATTTTTTAATGTCACATGATTTAAGAGAACCCTTACGTGCAATTATTGGCTATTCTGAAATCCTAAATGAAGAATATAGTGACCTAAATGATGGCAACATAAAGCACATGACAGACCGCATATTGAAGAGGGCTGATAAAATGGAAAAGTTGATAGAAGATGTGCTAGTTTTTACCCGATTGAGATCGATACACACAGAAATTGCCGAAATTAATATGGAAGAGCTCTTCCATGAAATATATGCAGATCTTACTGAGGATATTCAAGAAAGAGAAATTGATTTTCGTCTGAATAATTTGCAACCTACTAAAGGAGATCTAATGATGATCGGTCAATTACTGTCTAATTTGCTTTCTAATGCCATTAAGTATACAAAACCAATAGAAAAAGCAATAATTCAGATTAATGGAGAAAAATTGAATGAAGAGTATGTATACTCTATCAAAGACAATGGAGTAGGTTTCGACATGAATAATTATGGTAAGTTATTTCAAGAGTTTCAAAGATTACATAAAAAGAGAGATTTTGATGGAAACGGACTAGGTTTAGCAATTGCCTCACGAGTAATTGAGCTACACAATGGTAAAATATGGGCAGATAGTAAAACTAATGAAGGAGCCACTTTTTATTTTAGCATTCCTGGGTAG
- a CDS encoding xanthine dehydrogenase family protein molybdopterin-binding subunit, whose protein sequence is MKTVKASGIGQAINRIEGRLKVTGMAKYASEFPVENVVYAQGVTSTIAKGKIKSIDTTEAKNQKGVIEVITHKNAEKLKSFEEERPAFTLTSVVPLLQDKEIHYYGQYIACVVAETFEQAQYACRLIKVTYEEDKPEIHLDKHRNKTYKPTKSADYSRGNMDSGMAEASLTVEETYTTPIEHQHPMELHAAITSWENGKVKMYASQQILDQAKTSISDTFMIPKENVQIIASYLGGGFGSKLNVHGHITLGTLASKMVGRPVQITVTRQQMFTNTGMRQFNEQKMRLGATKDGALTALAHHTLSHTATNLQYYESCGNVSKMLYKTPNNEVTHRLIPLNIQCPNSMRAPGEATGSFALESAMDEMAWKLKMDPIEFRIKNDTQVDLGADKPFSSRLLKECLRIGADKFGWEKRKMQPGANQNGNWLIGYGVSAASRRAPYRKTSAKVIVELKGEKALATIQMDATDIGTGTYTILTQTASEYLDIPVENITVEIGDSNFPVTPGSGGSWGAASYSNGVRVACQNIFKELKQKAGNSNSADTSINALLKANKLDKYEVIGTAEPSEEFKKHSVFSFGANFTEVWVDKDTGIYRIHRMVNVGSAGKIINPKTSYSQIIGGLTMGAGMVIAEQTQVEPNYGNFITRSLADYHVPVNLDMANIDVVFLPEEDKIANEMGVKGIGELGITSVAASITNAIFNATGKRMRHLPVTPEKLITAEVEPGV, encoded by the coding sequence ATGAAAACAGTAAAAGCATCAGGAATTGGGCAAGCCATCAATAGAATAGAAGGCCGATTAAAAGTAACCGGCATGGCAAAATATGCCTCTGAGTTCCCTGTAGAAAATGTGGTTTACGCACAAGGTGTTACAAGCACAATCGCAAAAGGAAAAATTAAATCAATAGATACAACTGAAGCTAAAAACCAAAAAGGAGTAATTGAAGTAATCACGCATAAAAATGCTGAAAAGCTTAAGTCTTTTGAAGAAGAAAGACCTGCTTTTACGCTAACTTCTGTTGTTCCTTTACTTCAAGATAAAGAGATTCATTATTACGGGCAATATATAGCTTGTGTGGTTGCAGAAACCTTTGAGCAAGCGCAATATGCCTGTAGGTTAATTAAAGTAACTTACGAAGAAGATAAACCAGAAATACATTTAGATAAGCATCGAAATAAAACATATAAGCCCACTAAATCTGCCGATTATTCAAGAGGAAATATGGATAGTGGTATGGCAGAAGCAAGCTTAACTGTAGAAGAAACATATACGACACCTATTGAACATCAACATCCGATGGAGTTGCATGCAGCAATAACATCTTGGGAAAATGGCAAAGTTAAAATGTATGCTAGCCAGCAAATTTTGGATCAGGCAAAGACTTCTATTTCTGATACATTCATGATCCCAAAAGAGAATGTACAGATTATAGCCTCTTACCTCGGAGGTGGTTTTGGTTCTAAATTAAATGTACATGGACATATTACATTGGGTACTTTAGCCTCTAAAATGGTAGGAAGGCCAGTGCAAATTACTGTAACTAGACAGCAAATGTTTACCAATACAGGAATGAGGCAGTTTAACGAGCAAAAAATGCGATTGGGTGCTACAAAAGATGGGGCTTTAACTGCACTTGCACATCATACACTTTCACATACTGCGACAAATTTGCAGTATTATGAGTCTTGTGGAAATGTATCTAAGATGCTTTACAAAACACCTAACAATGAGGTTACGCATAGATTAATTCCACTAAATATCCAATGTCCTAATTCTATGAGAGCTCCGGGTGAAGCTACAGGTAGTTTTGCTTTAGAAAGTGCTATGGATGAAATGGCGTGGAAACTAAAAATGGATCCAATCGAATTTAGAATAAAAAATGATACACAAGTAGACTTAGGAGCGGATAAACCTTTTTCTTCCAGATTGTTAAAAGAATGCTTACGAATCGGGGCAGACAAGTTTGGTTGGGAAAAAAGAAAAATGCAGCCCGGTGCTAATCAAAATGGGAATTGGCTAATCGGATATGGTGTAAGTGCTGCATCGAGAAGAGCACCATACAGAAAAACCAGTGCCAAAGTGATTGTAGAATTAAAAGGTGAAAAAGCTTTGGCAACCATTCAAATGGATGCTACAGATATTGGTACCGGTACTTATACAATTCTGACTCAAACTGCTTCTGAGTATTTAGATATCCCAGTAGAAAATATTACTGTTGAAATCGGTGATTCTAATTTTCCTGTAACACCCGGTTCTGGTGGTTCTTGGGGAGCGGCTTCTTATTCAAACGGAGTGCGAGTAGCTTGCCAAAATATATTTAAAGAATTAAAGCAAAAAGCTGGAAATTCTAATTCGGCAGATACTTCAATCAATGCACTTTTAAAAGCTAATAAACTCGACAAATACGAAGTGATAGGAACTGCTGAGCCTTCAGAAGAATTTAAAAAACATTCTGTATTCTCATTCGGTGCAAACTTTACTGAAGTTTGGGTAGATAAAGATACTGGCATTTACCGCATCCATCGCATGGTAAATGTAGGCTCTGCTGGTAAAATTATAAATCCTAAAACATCTTATAGCCAAATTATTGGCGGGCTTACTATGGGAGCCGGAATGGTAATAGCCGAGCAAACTCAAGTAGAACCTAACTATGGAAATTTTATCACCAGATCGCTAGCCGATTATCATGTTCCTGTAAATTTAGATATGGCAAATATTGATGTTGTATTCTTACCAGAAGAAGATAAAATTGCCAACGAAATGGGTGTAAAAGGTATTGGTGAATTAGGTATTACCAGCGTAGCTGCATCTATTACCAATGCCATATTTAACGCTACTGGAAAAAGAATGCGACATTTACCTGTAACTCCTGAAAAGTTAATTACAGCAGAAGTTGAACCAGGTGTATAA
- a CDS encoding DinB family protein: MEIDKFNKTIDYWIDELSRYSIEQLLIKPDNKSWSLGQVYEHLIEDSNWYNSQIKLALASDAYATIETSDKAKELLERGSFENKKIKGVALNASKVKQPTSVSQLKSDMENLKNDTNMLWDEMQITSSNGKAKHPGFGYFNCFEWLAFSEMHMRHHVTQKENIDRFLDINQ; encoded by the coding sequence ATGGAAATAGATAAATTTAACAAAACTATCGATTATTGGATCGATGAATTATCTAGATACAGTATAGAACAGCTCTTGATAAAGCCTGATAATAAAAGTTGGTCTTTAGGGCAAGTATATGAGCATTTAATTGAAGATAGCAATTGGTATAACAGCCAAATAAAATTGGCATTAGCAAGTGATGCTTATGCAACTATAGAGACTTCTGATAAAGCCAAAGAACTATTAGAAAGAGGCTCATTTGAAAATAAAAAAATAAAAGGAGTTGCCCTTAATGCATCTAAAGTTAAACAACCAACTTCTGTATCTCAATTAAAATCCGATATGGAAAATCTGAAAAATGATACAAATATGCTCTGGGATGAAATGCAAATTACTTCTAGCAATGGTAAAGCTAAACATCCCGGGTTTGGATATTTTAATTGCTTTGAGTGGTTGGCTTTTTCAGAAATGCACATGCGGCATCATGTAACACAAAAAGAAAACATTGATAGATTTTTAGATATAAATCAGTAA
- a CDS encoding exo-beta-N-acetylmuramidase NamZ family protein, translating to MQKYALILIILFGLNACSEKKQSEEIIEVKKEILTGADQTDKYIPYLEGKNVAVMANPTTIIGNKHLVDSLLAVGVNIVKVFGPEHGFRGNASAGDKVKDEIDQSTGIPIISLYGKKNRPSKEDMEDVDVLIYDLQDVGCRFYTNINALARLMETCAAYDKELLILDRPNPNGHLIDGPILDMQFKSGIGMFPLPMSHGLTVGEFAQMANGEGWLTDQVKCKLKIIPVANYDHEMPYTLPVNPSPNLNTELSILLYPSTCMFEGTYLNHGRGTYFPFTVLGSPELEGVYDFSFTPTGIKGMAETPLFMDQVCYGIDLRKYDVEEIRKSKQINLQWIMELYKNHPHKEKFFDSSLSNQMGTIEKLIGTGLFRQQIKDGVSEEEIRASWEPRLSEYKEMRKKYLLYR from the coding sequence ATGCAGAAATACGCGCTAATACTAATAATTCTATTCGGGCTAAACGCTTGTTCCGAGAAAAAACAAAGTGAAGAAATAATAGAAGTCAAAAAAGAAATTCTTACCGGAGCAGATCAAACAGATAAATACATTCCTTATTTAGAAGGCAAGAATGTAGCTGTAATGGCAAATCCGACTACGATAATTGGTAACAAGCACTTAGTAGATAGTTTGTTAGCAGTAGGTGTAAATATTGTGAAAGTTTTTGGACCAGAACACGGGTTTAGAGGTAATGCCAGTGCGGGCGATAAAGTAAAAGATGAGATAGATCAATCCACCGGAATTCCAATTATCTCATTGTATGGCAAAAAGAATCGGCCAAGCAAAGAAGATATGGAAGATGTAGATGTTCTCATTTATGATTTGCAAGATGTGGGCTGTCGTTTTTACACAAATATTAATGCACTTGCCAGGTTAATGGAAACTTGTGCTGCTTACGACAAAGAATTGTTGATTTTAGATAGACCCAACCCAAATGGGCACTTAATTGATGGTCCCATACTAGATATGCAATTCAAGTCTGGTATTGGTATGTTTCCCTTACCCATGTCACACGGGCTTACAGTGGGTGAATTTGCTCAAATGGCAAATGGCGAAGGATGGCTTACGGATCAGGTTAAATGTAAATTGAAGATTATTCCAGTAGCAAATTACGACCACGAAATGCCTTATACCTTGCCTGTAAATCCGTCTCCAAACTTAAATACTGAGCTTTCAATTTTGCTATATCCATCAACATGTATGTTCGAAGGGACTTACTTAAATCACGGTCGTGGTACCTATTTCCCTTTTACAGTTTTGGGTAGTCCAGAATTAGAAGGCGTTTACGATTTTTCATTTACACCAACAGGCATTAAAGGCATGGCTGAAACTCCTCTTTTTATGGATCAGGTTTGTTATGGCATAGATTTAAGAAAGTATGATGTAGAAGAAATACGAAAAAGCAAACAGATTAACCTGCAATGGATTATGGAGTTGTACAAGAATCATCCACACAAAGAAAAGTTTTTTGATTCTAGCCTGAGTAACCAAATGGGAACAATTGAGAAGCTAATAGGTACCGGACTTTTTAGACAACAAATAAAAGATGGTGTATCAGAAGAAGAAATCAGAGCCAGTTGGGAACCCCGCTTAAGCGAATACAAAGAAATGCGAAAAAAGTATTTGTTGTATCGTTGA
- a CDS encoding transposase, which produces MRDQQLFQPQDYLTPKWYLFKSSKLGNVYDSIPWEQLSACLPKKNKGPGAPSWFSPQGMFGLMFLKAYLNLSDEKLIARFNTDWSLQLFCNKLLQDHQKIKDKAILSRIRTYMADHTDWQQLQEVLLQHWKTDMHNTHVLLMDATCYESYIRFPTDVKLLWESCQWVFEKQLYRYCKILGVKRPGSKYIDQKRMQMSYDRSRKKTYKAGRKRKKSLIYLLSKGLGQLQCLLNENPQIQLHLHERTYLKTIKKIIEQQQFLQQHPAKELKNRIVSLPKAYVRPIVRGKEAKRVEFGMKAHLLQVDGICFIDTMEFRAFNESTRLKLSSLKHRSIFGSLHQLGADRIYATNKNRKYLTEKKIFTCFPKKGPKVNNPAESQLRSLISSQRATVMEGSFGVHKTAYGLNKIKVKGEKREMIHVFFAVMMANAVKISKRKSEQAPLLQAA; this is translated from the coding sequence ATGAGAGATCAACAGCTTTTCCAACCACAAGATTACTTAACTCCAAAATGGTATTTATTTAAGAGTAGTAAATTGGGTAATGTTTATGATAGCATCCCTTGGGAACAACTTTCTGCATGTCTGCCTAAGAAAAATAAAGGCCCTGGTGCTCCTAGCTGGTTTTCGCCTCAGGGCATGTTTGGCTTAATGTTTCTAAAAGCCTATTTAAACCTGAGTGATGAAAAGCTCATAGCACGCTTTAATACCGATTGGAGCCTTCAGCTATTTTGCAATAAATTGCTACAGGATCATCAAAAGATTAAGGATAAGGCCATTTTAAGTCGAATCAGGACGTATATGGCGGACCATACTGATTGGCAACAACTTCAAGAGGTACTACTCCAACACTGGAAAACAGACATGCATAATACGCATGTGCTCTTAATGGATGCTACTTGTTATGAGAGTTATATTCGTTTTCCTACCGATGTTAAGCTGCTCTGGGAGAGCTGCCAATGGGTGTTTGAAAAGCAGCTTTACAGATACTGTAAAATATTAGGAGTAAAACGACCTGGCTCCAAATATATAGATCAAAAGCGCATGCAGATGTCTTATGATCGTAGTCGTAAAAAGACATATAAAGCTGGTCGCAAGCGTAAAAAGTCATTGATATATCTACTATCCAAAGGATTGGGGCAACTGCAATGCCTACTTAACGAAAATCCACAAATACAGCTTCACTTACATGAGAGAACATATCTAAAAACTATAAAGAAGATAATCGAGCAACAGCAATTCTTGCAGCAGCATCCAGCTAAAGAATTGAAAAACAGGATTGTATCACTTCCCAAGGCTTATGTTAGGCCGATAGTGCGAGGTAAAGAAGCTAAAAGGGTTGAGTTCGGAATGAAGGCACACCTGCTTCAGGTGGATGGTATCTGCTTTATCGATACCATGGAGTTCCGCGCTTTTAATGAAAGTACCAGACTGAAATTAAGTAGTTTAAAACATAGATCGATATTTGGCTCACTTCATCAACTAGGAGCAGATCGCATTTACGCCACCAACAAAAACAGGAAGTATTTAACAGAAAAGAAGATATTTACCTGCTTTCCAAAGAAAGGTCCTAAAGTAAACAACCCTGCTGAAAGCCAACTCAGAAGTCTCATCTCTAGCCAAAGAGCCACGGTGATGGAGGGAAGTTTTGGCGTGCATAAAACAGCTTATGGCCTCAATAAGATCAAGGTTAAAGGAGAAAAACGAGAAATGATACACGTTTTTTTCGCAGTTATGATGGCCAATGCCGTTAAGATCAGCAAAAGGAAATCAGAACAAGCCCCTCTACTTCAGGCCGCCTAA